One region of Vairimorpha necatrix chromosome 10, complete sequence genomic DNA includes:
- a CDS encoding protein DDI1-like: MKLRKEKKMENSTPLNHNKKILNKKHLKQAGRGQSHIGDNNQNLKTHYEEDAVEKNENAKEFLEQFIDVEYEWTSEKLVKRAKSLLKFKAEKWFNFQETTGLIEFSDFKKRFKKKYCIEQKTEEKDEVDKRGGKQILLNKAIKKHKMLIPGYLTDKLQALDTWEDLIEFAEGDESAINRELRKFLSSKNMNKEKRFNDTRKDVKKDTQSPTERILSISAAIKKNSRDCRLRVNLTTEKYELVALIDTEAGVSLMKESVAKKLELKIKRNKTSVKGITGKTKTSGDCNVDIEHNGEKTTKMPPMKDMEEDMILGVVEIRKFKIGSMIDNSENESYKKNKSKFQQYIQKRRKYFLKLREMEAI, from the exons ATGAAACTAAGGAAGGAAAAGAAGATGGAAAACTCCACACCACTAAAccacaataaaaaaattttaaataaaaagcaTTTAAAGCAGGCAGGCAGAGGCCAGTCTCACATTGGCGACAACAACCAAAATTTGAAAACCCACTACGAAGAAGATGCA GTagaaaaaaacgaaaatgCAAAAGAATTCCTAGAACAGTTCATCGATGTGGAATACGAGTGGACTTCTGAAAAGCTAGTAAAGAGAGCTAAATCActcttaaaatttaaggCGGAAAAGTGGTTCAATTTCCAAGAGACCACTGGCCTGATAGAATTCTCTGATTTCAAAAagagatttaaaaagaagtaCTGCATAGAGCAGAAGACAGAAGAAAAAGATGAAGT GGACAAACGCGGAGGGAAACAAATACTTCTGAACAAAGcgattaaaaaacataaaatgtTGATACCTGGGTACTTAACTGATAAATTACAAGCCCTGGATACATGGGAAGACCTAATTGAATTCGCAGAAGGCGACGAATCGGCAATAAACAGAGAGTTgcgaaaatttttatcttcaaaaaatatgaataaagaaaaaagatttaacgACACAAGGAAGGACGTAAAGAAAGATACACAGTCCCCAACAGAAAGAATACTATCGATATCAGCcgctataaaaaaaaactctAGGGACTGTAGACTACGCGTAAACCTAACTACAGAGAAGTATGAGTTAGTAGCATTAATAGATACCGAGGCTGGGGTCTCACTTATGAAGGAAAGCGTAGCGAAGAAACTGGAGCTTAAAATTAAGAGAAATAAAACTTCAGTTAAAGGAATAACAGGTAAAACCAAAACAAGTGGGGACTGCAATGTCGATATTGAACATAACGGTGAAAAGACGACAAAAATGCCTCCGATGAAGGACATGGAAGAAGACATGATCCTAGGAGTAGTCGagataagaaaatttaaaataggCAGCATGATAGATAACTCAGAAAATGagagttataaaaaaaacaaaagcAAATTCCAACAATATATACAGAAAAGAaggaaatattttttaaagctACGGGAAATGGAAGCAATTTAA